A region of Solanum dulcamara chromosome 7, daSolDulc1.2, whole genome shotgun sequence DNA encodes the following proteins:
- the LOC129894781 gene encoding protein AGENET DOMAIN (AGD)-CONTAINING P1-like, whose protein sequence is MATLQLVSHSIESISSTVAMASTKEKSKNSEERHKSRIDMISKSIKAIAIKKQQTTKIFRKGDEVEVASQVDGFVGSYYNATVVTSFGAYHYGVKYTTLLTNDEASPLEEIVSVSEVRPVPPDHQTETMLLKNDFRLYDMVDVFANDGWWLGLITGKIGQNYYVYFPTTGDHIEYPSDVLRFHQEWSHGEWINLPRTREDF, encoded by the coding sequence ATGGCTACTCTACAACTTGTTTCTCATTCAATTGAATCAATCTCAAGTACAGTTGCAATGGCTTCAaccaaagaaaaatcaaaaaattcagAGGAACGCCACAAATCAAGAATTGATATGATCTCAAAGTCCATAAAAGCAATAGCAATTAAGAAACAACAGACAACAAAAATATTCCGAAAGGGTGATGAAGTTGAAGTGGCAAGTCAAGTAGATGGCTTCGTAGGTTCTTACTACAATGCAACTGTTGTCACTTCCTTTGGCGCTTATCATTATGGAGTTAAGTACACAACTTTGTTGACTAATGATGAAGCCTCTCCACTAGAGGAGATTGTATCTGTTTCTGAGGTCCGCCCTGTTCCACCTGATCATCAAACTGAAACAATGCtactgaaaaatgatttccGTCTATACGATATGGTGGATGTGTTTGCGAATGATGGCTGGTGGTTGGGTCTTATCACTGGTAAAATTGGACAAAATTACTATGTCTATTTTCCTACTACTGGGGATCACATTGAATATCCGAGTGATGTGTTGAGATTTCATCAAGAATGGTCTCATGGTGAGTGGATAAATCTTCCCAGGACAAGGGAAGATTTTTGA